TACCTGGGCAAGCCCCTGGTCTACTGCGGCACCGTGGGGGTGATCCCCACCGACATCAACGGCCGCAAGGGCTGGGAAAAGAAGGCCGAAGTGGGCGACATCATCGTCATGACCGGCGGCCGCATCGGCAAGGACGGCATCCACGGCGCCACCTTCTCCTCCGAGGAACTGCACGAAGGTTCCCCGGCCACGGCCGTGCAGATCGGCGACCCCATCACCCAGCGCAAGATGTACGACTTCATCATGCGCGCCCGTGACCTGGGCCTGTACAACGCCATCACCGACAACGGCGCCGGCGGCCTTTCCTCCTCCGTGGGCGAAATGGCCGAAGACACCGGCGGCTGCGTGCTGGACATCGCCAAAGCCCCCCTCAAGTACGACGGCCTGCGCCCCTGGGAGATCCTGCTCTCCGAGGCGCAGGAACGCATGACCCTGGCCGTGCCGCCCGCCAGGCTGGACGAGTTCATGGAACTGGCCGCCCGCATGGACGTGGAAGCCACCGCCCTGGGCCACTACACCGACAGCGGCTTCTTCGACGTGCGCTACAACGACCGTCCCGTGGCCTCCCTGCCCATGGAGTTCATGCATGACGGCGTGCCCCAGCTGGAACTGGAAGCCGTGTGGGAAGCCCCCAGGGTGGACGACATCCGCGTGGACATGCCCGACAGCGAACAGGGCGCCTTCCTGCGCCGCATGCTGAACCGCCTGAACATCTGCTCCAAGGAATACATCATCCGCCAGTACGACCACGAAGTGCGCGGCGGCAGCGCCATCAAGCCCTTGTGCGGCGTCAAGAGCGACGGCCCTTCCGACGCCGGCGTCATCCGCCCGCTGCTGGAATCCGATGCCGGTCTGGTCATCTCCCACGGCATCTGCCCCAAGTTCAGCGACTACGACACCTACTGGATGATGGCCAACGCCATGGACGAAGCCATCCGCAACGCCGTGGCCGTGGGCGGCAACCCCGATGCCCTGGCCGGTGTGGACAACTTCTGCTGGTGCGACCCCGTCCAGAGCGAAAAGACCCCCGACGGCCGCTACAAGCTGGCCCAGCTGGTGCGCGCCTGCAAGGCCCTGCAGCAGTTCTCCCTGGCTTTCGGCGTGCCCTGCATCTCCGGCAAGGACTCCATGAAGAACGACTACACCGGCGGCGGCGAAAAGATCTCCATCCCGCCCACGGTGCTGTTCTCGGTGATGGGCGTCATCAACAACGTCATCGCCACCCAGACCTCGGACTTCAAGGCCGCCGGCCACCACATCTACATGCTGGGCGGCACCTGGCGTGAAATGGCCGGCAGCGAAGCCTGCTCCGAGCTGGGCCTCACCGGCGGCCGCGTGCCCAATGTGGACGCCGCCACCGCTCTGCCGCGCTACCGCGCCGTGCATGGCCTCATGGGCCAGCGCGCCCTGTCCGCCTGCCATGACTGCTCCGACGGCGGCCTGGCCGTGGCCCTGGCCGAGATGTGCATCGGCGGCCGCCTGGGCGCCTCCATCGACCTGGATGCCGTGCCCGCCATGGAAGACATGACCCTGACCGAACTCTTGTACAGCGAATCGGCCAGCCGCCTCATCGTCAGCGTGCGCCCCGACCTGGCCATGATCCTCGACATGCTGGGCAGCTGGCAGATCTGCCGCCGCATCGGCACCGTCACCGACGACAACACCCTGACCATGACCCGTGGCGGCGTCACCGTCCTGCAGGAAAGCGTGGACGACCTGACCACCGCCTTCAAGCGCACCCTGGACTGGTAGTAAGTCCCGGCCCTGCCGCGAACGACCTGGGGCGTCCCGCACGGGGCGCCCTTTTTTTGCGCCCTGTGCCCGCTGCCTGCCGGATGCGGACCTGTCCCGGCAGGCTCGCCGGAGCAGGTCCCCGCCGCCGCGCCGCGGACATCACGGGGCCGGAGGAACGCACGCCCCCAAAACCTCGCCCCCGGCGGCGAAAAGCCCTTCATGCCGCCCACGGTGCTGTTCCCGGCAGGGGCGTCATCAACGCGGCAGCGGCCATCCGCCTGGCCGGATCTGCCCCGCTCCGCCTTGCCCCCTGCCCTCCCGTCCGCACCTTTCGCTGGCGCGTCCTCGACAGCGGAATATGCAATTCCGGCCCCCCTGACAGCCCGTGCAGGGGCTTTTTGTCCCCTTCCACAATATGCAGAAGAATTGCAGAAAGTTTTTACTGCATATCAACTTCATATTTGCAAAAATCAACTTTATATATCAAAAATCAACAGTCGATATAAAGTTAAAGGTAAACTGCATATCAACTGTTAATTACTCATCTTGGACAGGAAATTTTCCAGACTTTCTCTTGCAAAATCTCCACGGTTTGACACGAAGCTTTTTTTAAGGCATTATGCCCCCATCTTTTTATCTGGCGTTCCAGGCAAACCCCGTTGTGCAGCCTTGACGGGGCGGGTCGTCCGGCGACCTGCGCCGCGTGGGCAACCACGCCGCGCACCTGCTTCAACCAAGGAGTTTCTATGACCTCACCTTCTTCCATGGGGATGCCGGCGCTGCTGCTGGCCTGTCTGCTGCTGGCCTCCCCCATGTCCGCCGTCCATGCCGGCGATGCAAAGACTGCCTCTTCCAGCCATGATGTCTGGCTCAAACGTGCCCAGAGCAATGCCGATGCCTTCATGACCGGCATGGCCTCCTGGTACGGGGCCGATTTCCACAACAAAAAGACCGCCAGCGGCGAAGGTTATGACATGTACACCTTCACGGCGGCCCACCGCACCCTGCCCATCGGCACCGTGGTGCGCGTCACCGACAAGAGCAACGGCAAGAGCGTCATGGTCTGTGTGACCGACCGCGGCCCCTATGTGC
This is a stretch of genomic DNA from Desulfovibrio piger. It encodes these proteins:
- a CDS encoding phosphoribosylformylglycinamidine synthase subunit PurS, translated to MLYRVETGLHANITDTQGRKTALHLLKALQIPVAAIRQIKVYTVDGLDAAQVNRLVDEGIWHDPILQQASLEPLPFVEPAPHWIVEVGYRPGVTDNEGRTARDTAAMVLGIARDSLRVYTSVQYRITCTPDRMLGREEVEALARDLLCNTLIQRFRVKSAEEWQAKPGFEAQAARVTGESNDTVDVVPLSVMDDEALQKASRDNTWALTLRELHCIRDQFATPGEQARRKAAGLPADPTDVEMEVLAQTWSEHCKHKIFASRIHYENRETGRSEEVNNLYKTCIRDATATIRKRLGDDDYCKSVFKDNAGVIAFINGYDACIKVETHNSPSALDPYGGALTGIVGVNRDPMGTGMGAELVCNTDVFCFASPFYDKELPPRLLHPRRVLEGVREGVEHGGNKSGIPTVNGSLVFDERYLGKPLVYCGTVGVIPTDINGRKGWEKKAEVGDIIVMTGGRIGKDGIHGATFSSEELHEGSPATAVQIGDPITQRKMYDFIMRARDLGLYNAITDNGAGGLSSSVGEMAEDTGGCVLDIAKAPLKYDGLRPWEILLSEAQERMTLAVPPARLDEFMELAARMDVEATALGHYTDSGFFDVRYNDRPVASLPMEFMHDGVPQLELEAVWEAPRVDDIRVDMPDSEQGAFLRRMLNRLNICSKEYIIRQYDHEVRGGSAIKPLCGVKSDGPSDAGVIRPLLESDAGLVISHGICPKFSDYDTYWMMANAMDEAIRNAVAVGGNPDALAGVDNFCWCDPVQSEKTPDGRYKLAQLVRACKALQQFSLAFGVPCISGKDSMKNDYTGGGEKISIPPTVLFSVMGVINNVIATQTSDFKAAGHHIYMLGGTWREMAGSEACSELGLTGGRVPNVDAATALPRYRAVHGLMGQRALSACHDCSDGGLAVALAEMCIGGRLGASIDLDAVPAMEDMTLTELLYSESASRLIVSVRPDLAMILDMLGSWQICRRIGTVTDDNTLTMTRGGVTVLQESVDDLTTAFKRTLDW
- a CDS encoding septal ring lytic transglycosylase RlpA family protein, whose protein sequence is MTSPSSMGMPALLLACLLLASPMSAVHAGDAKTASSSHDVWLKRAQSNADAFMTGMASWYGADFHNKKTASGEGYDMYTFTAAHRTLPIGTVVRVTDKSNGKSVMVCVTDRGPYVRGRIIDLSYAAAQQINMNDRGVGKVDLEVVSDPSGTPLQNGQAYFVRYKDDQVGPFFAFADAAAMHEALRQGHPEAEVVLDDAGN